The proteins below come from a single Micromonas commoda chromosome 8, complete sequence genomic window:
- a CDS encoding predicted protein: MEGGEGDAMSWRARIEAFAAKEGGDGGDDAKLTLTQSLSSAERAAVHELARRLGLGSKSEGSDDDGTRVVTVFRRAPGSTGAAKRGGRAGGRGARRANGSSPSSTAAVDPSADEDYGDDEDDGVSAFDDSLADLRDAPFDLYRALKIPRAENGRGYSGGTARARASYHREAVRCHPDTVPKGCGACHGCGGVLKPGRWWHRPQAIPANAPKGDGEFGLLDEGEDDDFAIASVPTAREKDAGDSPPRSPASTLGPASTLGPASQHRLDMCPPCYASHRASHVSRKVTFGDDGDAARVENRGDCFVKIETLGDLGAERARYDAAAYGALRRRRRTLAARAAADNARALAAVSGRAVDGNGRGDKDGDKDGNDPDDDPDDDPDAPPDEAGVHDPADAAAHADYRYRGDEDCLDDDPDDDVDDPRNLSGVTRFAAACAKFQRVTVAYLALRDPARCRVYDEHGYGALVKAEAYAEDDVFDADPWDVYDRFFAGVDEEDRQYLLLHGGGGDDDSDGASSDSDNGSGESDDDDDDAMMEEALVQARHERFETFDEGGGRLANVADAPPPRPPVSVLMAMGDKAAGARSSAGDDDALPGLEGGDIWAALAKRYEADPVGEKRKRDNEEEEQGDAE, encoded by the coding sequence AtggagggaggcgagggtgATGCGATGAGTTGGAGAGCGCGGATCGAGGCTTTCGCCGCaaaggagggcggcgacggcggcgacgacgcgaagctcACGCTGACCCAATCTCTGAGCTccgcggagagggcggcggtgcacgAGCTCGCCAGGCGACTGGGCCTGGGTTCGAAATCCGAGGGCTCCGACGATGATGGGACGCGCGTGGTGACCGTgttccgtcgcgcccccggatcgacgggcgcggcgaagcgagGCGGAAGAGCAGgcgggaggggcgcgcgcaGAGCTAACGGTAGTTCGCCTTCttcaaccgccgccgtcgatccctccgcggacgaggactacggggacgacgaggacgacggcgtgagcgcgttcgacgacaGCCTCGCCGAccttcgcgacgccccgTTCGACCTTTACCGGGCTCTCAAGATCCCTCGCGCCGAGAACGGCAGGGGCTACTCGGGAggcacggcgcgcgctcgcgcatcCTACCACCGCGAGGCTGTGCGATGCCACCCGGATACCGTGCCCAAGGGATGCGGCGCGTGCcacggatgcggcggcgtcctcaaACCCGGTCGGTGGTGGCACAGACCCCAGGCGAtcccggcgaacgcgccgaagggcgacggcgagttcgGGCTtctcgacgagggcgaggacgacgactttgccatcgcctccgtcccgacggcgcgagaAAAAGAcgccggtgactcaccgcctcggagccccgcgtccaccttgggacccgcgtccaccttggGACCCGCGTCGCAGCACAGGCTCGACATGTGCCCGCCGTGTTACGCGTCGCACAGGGCGTCGCACGTCTCGCGAAAGGTAAccttcggcgacgacggcgacgcggctcgcgtgGAGAACCGCGGCGACTGTTTCGTGAAAATCGAGACGCTCGGGGACTTGGGGGCGGAGCGGGCCAggtacgacgccgccgcgtacggcgcgctcaggcgacgaaggcggacgctcgcggcgagggccgcggcggataaCGCGCgggctctcgccgcggtgtccgGACGCGCGGTAGACGGAAACGGAAGGGGAGACAAAGACGGAGACAAAGATGGAAACGATCCGGATGACGATCCAGACGATGatccggacgcgccgccggacgaggccggcgtccacgaccccgccgacgccgccgcgcacgccgactACCGATACCGAGGGGACGAAGACtgcctcgacgacgatcccgacgacgacgtggacgatccGAGGAACCTCTCCGGCGTCACCCGGTTCGCGGCTGCGTGCGCTAAGTTTCAGAGGGTCACGGTGGCGTACCTCGCGCTGAGGGATCCGGCTCGGTGCCGCGTGTACGACGAGCACGGGTACGGCGCGCTGGTTAAGGCTgaggcgtacgcggaggatgacgtGTTCGATGCCGACCCGTGGGACGTTTACGACCGTTTCTTCGccggggtggacgaggaggaccggCAGTACCTCCTGCTtcacggcggaggcggcgacgacgattcggacggcgcgagctccgaTTCCGATAACGGCTCGGGCGaatcggacgacgacgacgacgacgcgatgatgGAGGAGGCGTTGGTGCAGGCGCGGCACGAGAGATTCGAGACGTTCGATGAAGGGGGCGGTCGATTGGCGAACGTCGCagatgcgccgccgccgaggccaccGGTGTCAGTGCTGATGGCCATGGGAGAtaaggcggcgggggctcgctcgtccgcgggcgatgacgacgcgctTCCCGGTTTGGAGGGCGGAGATATTTGGGCTGCGTTGGCCAAGAGGTACGAGGCTGATCCCGTGGGCGAGAAGCGTAAACGGGACAACGAGGAAGAGGAACAAGGGGATGCAGAATAG